The Vicia villosa cultivar HV-30 ecotype Madison, WI linkage group LG1, Vvil1.0, whole genome shotgun sequence genome includes a region encoding these proteins:
- the LOC131644543 gene encoding E3 ubiquitin-protein ligase SGR9, amyloplastic — MWYMYIKSLILIHHHLHPSHNTFTLSIQSQTPNQLFKAMEETTSTIMAALSSLPSHHLTNLTNSILSSTRRHHHRLTLLLSSPSLFSLTLRHLHTLSLPQKTLLISRHLLSSLHLLTQSKTSTSPLPPPVSTSMRDRELDAVLLLLLLCETHKHNPEALNAPFSNWRLNLSKIFSDTLLTLSHSSAPPLGACLGSVLIPFIETVSRCWRLVDALACDGGGDDGKGDKEVAASAATVVSLPAVGVRVGGRECVICKDEMRVGRDVCELPCQHLFHWMCILPWLGKRNTCPCCRFRLPSDDVFGEIQRLWEVLVKIGAKQ, encoded by the coding sequence ATGTGGTACATGTACATAAAaagcctcattctcattcatcatcatctccacccTTCACACAACACTTTCACACTGTCAATACAAAGCCAAACTCCAAACCAATTATTCAAGGCCATGGAAGAAACAACATCAACCATCATGGCAGCACTTTCATCTCTCCCTTCTCACCACCTCACAAATCTCACTAACTCCATTCTCTCCTCCACCCGCCGCCACCACCACCGCCTCACTCTCCTCCTCTCTTCCCCGTCTCTCTTCTCCTTAACCCTCCGTCATCTCCACACACTCTCTCTCCCCCAAAAAACTCTACTCATTTCACGACACCTCCTTTCCTCTCTCCACCTTCTCACCCAATCAAAAACCTCCACGTCACCTCTTCCACCTCCTGTTTCAACCTCCATGAGAGACCGTGAACTCGACGCGGTCTTGCTCCTTCTCTTACTATGCGAAACACATAAACACAATCCGGAAGCTCTAAACGCACCGTTTAgcaactggagattgaatttaaGCAAAATCTTCTCCGATACATTGTTAACGCTTTCTCACTCTTCCGCACCGCCGCTTGGAGCTTGTTTAGGATCTGTTTTGATTCCGTTTATCGAAACAGTGAGTCGATGTTGGAGACTGGTGGATGCTTTAGCCTGCGACGGTGGCGGTGATGATGGAAAGGGAGATAAGGAAGTGGCGGCTTCGGCGGCGACGGTGGTTTCTTTGCCGGCAGTTGGAGTGAGAGTTGGCGGGAGAGAGTGTGTGATATGTAAAGATGAGATGCGAGTGGGGAGAGACGTGTGTGAGTTGCCATGTCAGCATTTGTTTCATTGGATGTGTATTTTGCCTTGGCTGGGAAAGAGGAACACGTGTCCTTGTTGCAGGTTTCGCTTACCGTCCGATGATGTATTTGGAGAGATCCAACGGCTGTGGGAAGTCTTGGTTAAAATTGGTGCTAAACAGTAA